In the genome of Coraliomargarita algicola, one region contains:
- a CDS encoding type II secretion system protein translates to MNLSIISRRATSRHAFTLIELLTVVAVVSILASLALVGISSVRDKAQTAHCGSNIRQIQSLALLWAQDNNGWVPQAMWFLEDINQKRVGATNLRSVGYTDKLGKCPSSEVLAPNYGINSKLVQGSPSGQQWGNNYSQYYEHGRYKYSQIQASDTIVFAETEKVKNWSFGGAAAYMAINVDSNNTLGSRHSGKAWVAYADGHIELQYPADIATDLVWNKGINE, encoded by the coding sequence ATGAACCTTTCTATCATTTCCAGGCGAGCGACTTCTCGGCACGCGTTTACTTTGATTGAACTGCTGACTGTGGTTGCGGTAGTTAGCATCCTTGCGTCACTGGCTCTTGTGGGGATCAGTAGTGTCCGCGATAAAGCGCAGACAGCTCACTGTGGTTCAAACATTCGTCAGATTCAGTCGCTTGCATTACTTTGGGCGCAGGATAACAATGGCTGGGTCCCTCAAGCGATGTGGTTTCTGGAAGATATTAACCAGAAGCGTGTCGGTGCGACTAATCTGCGCTCTGTTGGCTATACGGACAAGCTCGGAAAATGTCCATCGAGTGAGGTTCTCGCTCCGAATTACGGGATCAACAGCAAACTCGTCCAGGGGAGTCCGAGTGGCCAGCAATGGGGCAACAATTACAGCCAGTACTATGAGCACGGTCGTTATAAATACTCGCAGATTCAGGCCTCAGACACAATTGTGTTTGCGGAGACTGAAAAAGTGAAGAACTGGTCTTTCGGCGGTGCCGCAGCATATATGGCAATCAACGTCGACTCGAACAACACTCTTGGTTCCCGTCATAGTGGCAAAGCTTGGGTTGCTTATGCCGACGGGCACATCGAACTTCAGTATCCTGCCGACATTGCCACCGACTTAGTCTGGAACAAGGGGATCAACGAGTAG